The Arabidopsis thaliana chromosome 5, partial sequence genomic interval ATTTTGTTTCtccaagcaaaaaaaactccGACTTTCAACGAAAACTCAGTGCCTCGTCCCTCTCTTTCAAAAAGGTACTCTTTTTTTATCACCCAGCTTAGTTTTTAGGGTTCAATTTTGGATCTTAGGGTTCCGTAATTTTAAGATTCTCGAAACATCTTTTTGCCTTGCGTTAGCTGAGGATTAGAATCCCAATTTGAGTTGGATACCTAAAAGTcagattcttttttgttgtaaatttGAAGGTTTTTGGTTATGGCGACGAAGAAAGTGATAGCTATATGTCAGTCAGGAGGAGAGTTTGTAACTAATAAAGATGGCTCATTAGCTTATTCTGGTGGTGATGCTTATGCCATAGACATCGATCAGGACACTTGTATGAGCGATTTCAAATCCGAATTAGCTGAAAATTTCGGGTTTAGTTGGGAGAATATGACACTCAAGTACTTCCTCCCTGGAAACAagaaaaccttaattactATCTCTAAGGATAAAGATTTCCAACGCATGGTTAGCTTTTCCGCAGACGCACCAAATGTCGAAATCTTCGTCTTACCCGAAGAAGCCGAAGCAAGGAATGTCTCCAACATGCCAGCTAGTAGGTGTGTGTTCTAGTTCTAAGACCTAACGGTTTATCGACATTGTTTATGATTGTAATGACTGATGTGTGGATTTCTGTATTTGACAGATCAAGTAGGACAACTGCATCAGAAGCAGTGGTACCTGTAGTGTCTGCAGGAGATATTGTTGTGGGAGATGATATGATAGCAAATGATTTTCAGATTGAAATGGGTATAATGCCTGAAGAAAGCAGCCCTTTGCcgtgtaattttgttttgactgATGAGAAACAACATATAAAAGCTGCACAGCAGTGGGAAAACGCTATTACGGGTGTTGATCAAAGGTTCAATAGCTTTACTGAGTTCCGAGATGCGTTGCACAAGTACTCGATCGCACATGGGTTTACTTACAAGTACAAGAAGAACGATAGCCATCGTGTTTCAGTCAAATGCAAAGCTCAAGGTTGTCCATGGCGTATCACTGCATCGAGGCTTTCGACTACGCAGCTGATTTgcattaagaaaatgaatacGAGGCACACGTGTGAGAGAGCGGTTGTGAAAGCTGGTTACCGTGCAAGTAGAGGTTGGGTTGGAAGTATCATAAAGGAGAAGTTGAAAGCTTTTCCAGATTACAAACCGAAGGATATTGCAGAGGATATCAAAAGAGAGTATGGGATTCAACTGAATTACTCGCAGGCATGGAGAGCTAAAGAGATTGCTAGAGAGCAGCTTCAAGGTTCTTATAAAAAGGCATATAGTCAACTTCCTTCTTTCTGCAAGAAGATCAGGGAGACAAATCCTGGAAGTATTGCCATTTTCATGACAAAAGAAGATTCGAGTTTCCATCGGCTTTTCATATCGTTCTATGCATCAATATCTGGGTTTAGACAAGGTTGTCGTCCTCTCCTTTTCCTTGACACCGCCGACTTAAACTCTAAGTACCAAGGGGTTATGCTTGTTGCTACAGCTCCTGATGCCGAAGATGGAATATTTCCAGTAGCTTTTGCAGTTGTGGATGCTGAGACAGAAGATAACtgggtttggtttttggaGCACCTCAAATTGGCACTGGCCGATCCCCGGACAATCACATTTGTTGCAGATTTTCAAAACGGTCTGAAGACTGCATTACCTCTGGTATTTGAAAAGCAACACCATCATGCCTATTGTCTGCGCCACCTCGCTGAGAAATTAAACATGGACTTGCAGGCTCAGTTTTCTCATGAAGCAAGACGGTTTATACTCAATGATTTCTATGCTGCTGCTTATGCGACACAACCTGATGCATATTACCGTTCcttggaaaatataaaaagcatTTCCCCTGATGCTTATACTTGGGTTATCGAAAGTGAGCCTCTCCATTGGGCAAATGCTTTGTTTGAAGGAGAGAGATATAACCACATGAACTCCATTTTTGGGCTAGATTTCTACAGCTGGGTTTCTGAAGCACATGAGTTGCCCATAACTCAAATGATAGACGAACTTCGAGCAAAGTTGATGCAATCAATATATACCCATCAGGTACAATCCCGGGAATGGATTGTTTCAACGCTAACACCAACCAACGAAGAGAAGCTACAGAAAGAAATAGAACTTGCAAGGTCACTTCAGGTCTCAGCGCCTCACAATAGCTTATTCGAGGTTCATGGTGAAACCATCAACTTAGTTGACATCAATCAGTGTGATTGCGACTGTAAGGTATGGAGACTAACGGGTTTACCGTGTAGCCACGCAGTTGCAGTGGTTGAATGCATAGGGAAAAGCCCTTATGAATACTGCTCCAGATACTTTACCTCAGAGAGTTACCGTTTAACGTATGCTGAGTCCATTAACCCTGTCCCTAACACAAcaatgacgatgatgattttgGAGGAGCCGCCCGTTGAAGGGGTTGTTTCGGTTACTCCACCGCCCACAAGACTAACACCACCAGGGAGGCCAAAGAGTAAGCAGGTGGAACCGCTGGACATGTTCAAGCGTCAGCTCCAGTGTAGCAACTGCAAGGGTTTAGGACACAACAAGAAGACCTGCAAAGCTGTATCTTAAGTAttagggagagagagagaaatagagaggAGAGACATGGTTAGGACAAATTTGTAGTTATATAGCTGACTTTGCCcaacattttggttttggttcttctGTTTGTTGGGTTTTTGAGAATGATCTTAAAGGGTAAAAATCTCCTTCAGGTTGAAACCCAAACGTGAAGAGAGCAAAGCGGCTCAGAATCTCTGTTCCTAAATGGCATTAAACTTGATGAAAgattttacataaatttttttgtatgtaatttgatttttaacaaaaaatttcaatgaaTCTTTTcaattacatatattttgtatttcgAGCTTTACAAAATCCACCACACTTGTTAAAAAGCTTATGCAGTTGCCGACAACACTTTGACGTTTACATTCCAAAAATGATCGATGTTCATATGAGCCTATAATAAATGCTAGAGACAGTAAGATATAAGTATCAAAAGAGTAAAATCTCTACCAAGAAATTGACTCCAACCAATCGGAGGTAAACTCATAGGCCACAAAGGTTACAGCACCAGCAGGAGCAGCTTTCACAGTCGATGGCACAATGCCTTTGTACAGACCATGCCACCCTTCTGATATCATAATCTGTCTAAGACCGTCTAACATGTTTCTGTATGCACGTCGCTCCACTCGGGCTCCATATCTTGGATGTCTCTGTAAACCTTCAATctgcaacaaaagaaactttcaaaatctATCTGGCATTTCTATTATTTCATGTTTGAAGGCAATTGCATTTTCATTGCGTTGGAGATCCACTGGCAAGTTTGAAAAGCttttatatttaagaaatgttTCACACAAATTGGAGTTTTCTTTCTATAGGTACGGTGACAGAACAAGTGGGGTACCCGGAATCAGTAAGTAGACTCAGCAAGCACATATCATAGGGCAGTAAATGTGAAAGTCTAGTCTAAGATACATAAGGATAGACCCAAAACATGAAACCACATGAATACGATAAGTCATTGCGCTAGTTCAGTGTAGGAGCATTGTAATTACCCTAGCTGGTTTGTAGTAGATAGTAGATGTGTTGACAACTCAGCAACTATAGTTGAGTAAGTTAGCAAGAGAGCTAAGTGGCTAAAAGGAAGTTTGGGATGTGTAATTAGGTCGAGTAGAGATTCTCATTAATCAAGTCTCTCTATGATGTGTAGTTCTTGCTGAAGTGAATAAATAAGGAGTTTAATAGTTTGGATCCTATCACATTATCTTCCCAGAGAATCCATTGGGTAAAGATTAACTGACCTGGAATCGTTTTTTGACCACATCAAGGGGATGGCAGACGAGCTTGGCGCTAGTGCCCGCCCCAAGCCCACAAATGAAAAGCTGGAAGCTAGAAAGGTTGGTGTCCACATTGATCGGGATTTTGGAGGATAATTTGTATCGATTCCAGTcctgtttaaaaataatcaattgaGTTGATTATCATATGAACATTGATCACacataaactatatattcCTATGCTCTTACCATCATCCAACGCTTAAACATATCATATGTGCCAAATTGCAGGCCAGCGTAAGGCACAATCTCAACAAGAGTTGGTGTTAATCCATTATACAATCCTCTTATACCTCGAGACTGAATAATATCGACAAAAGCAGACCTCATTGTTGGATACACCTGTTGACAGTCATCAGTCAGTCATCTATATGTCACTTAAGCATGaataaggaagaaaaacaagaaaatccCCAGTACATggaatttaaattatattacaGGTTCATAAGTCACGCAACTAACCTTAGGCTCCCCTTGTGAGGCCAATATTGTCCTTAAAAGATCAAAAGGATAAGATCCTAGAGTAGCAGCACATCCTGCTAACGCTCCACTGACGAAGGATAGATAAGGGCTCAAATGTATATGATCCTCTGCATTGCCATAAGATCACAACCAGCTAATAAGTAAGGAACCACATTGATCTCTAAATTATACGAGTCAATTCCAAAAGCTATTCAAAGAAATACACAATTAACAAACAGAAATGATACCCCTAAGATAGCCACCAGactacaacaaaaaatagCACTGGCAATCTACCAAATACCATATCTAGAGAGACCGCAATGTTACTCAGTAGACTAAATTACCTGTTTTAGTAGAACCAGATGCAAAAGATTTCAGCTTATGTAGTACTGTAAACTGAATTGAAGTATACGGCATGACCATGAGCAAAGCTGGCACATTACCCCGCCAAAACCcctaaagaaaacaagtatcaaacatcaaaacagagaacaagaCCTCATAAAAACTAATGCCACAAACCTGAAACTACTAACAtactataaacaaaaaagaaatggtttcaGAAAACGGAAATGTTCAAGAGACGGACCCGAAAACCTTCTTCTCTAAATATATCTTTAGTCGCCTGTACCATTCCAGTATACTTAGAAGCTCCTGACAAGTTTCCCCGAACCAAACCCCATGAAGTCGTCGGTTCTAGCTGAACCTGCAATCACATATAACATTCTTCAACCAtctctaaatatataaaagctAACCATTTTCTAACAATGATAATTCTCATCTAAAACCTCCACAATACAATccaaagcaacaacaacaaactcaAATATTCTTTAgctaaaccaaataaaaatctaaactttatCACTCAGaggatagaaaaaaaaagccaaaCCTGAAATCTAATCTTAATGACATCAAGAGGAGAAGTTACAGAACGAGAAACACCACCAGAGATAGCTCCGGCAGAAGCATCAATCAGAGCACGTTTAATCTGTCCCGGCTCATCATCAACCGTCGCCGTCGTAggaatcatatttttctagggtttttggtcTCTATAAgctaaaatcaattaaaaaagtttCCAAAACCCTATCATCAATATAATAAACCTCAAACAAAATAAGgaaagaaactaaattcaaggcaacaaataaaatcaaaaacgaaaactgaaATCTTTTTTACCAGATAAAGCGAGAAACGAAAAGGGTCGACATTGATGGAGTTTCCGGGGAAAAAGCAAGGAACTTTGAGATGACCCTTAAACGTTTGCCGCGGATTTGAGAGTTGGGTGGAGATTGAAAATGATTTGACTCggaaaaagattataaaaaaaaaaagaagctgaGAGATTCTTTCTCCGTCAACGTTCGTGTTCTCTCCGATAGAGAGATTAAAGCTGgctttcttacaaaatttgcCCTTTTTAGGACTCTTGTCGGTTCGGTTTAATGAAGTATCAATTCGTCTTAAAGTAATTAAATTGTTTCAAAGGGGTTTTATGGTTACTCTTAAACCTTCTTCCTTTACGTTTGTTGGATGGATTTAGTCATTTACTAATTTGAAGATCAACAGAGACccttacaaaaagaaaattactcCTTATGTTCCAATATATTAGATGTTTtctgctttcttcttgtttcattttattatattaagaaaaaacattatgtaTAATTTATGCATATTTAATATGTTGTGATTATTTCTATTCTgcaatcttttttcttttgattaaacttttttaaataaaggtagataagatttttttagagaaatacactaaaatacatttatgtaaaaataataaaatagtttcttattttttttaatgattttagctaaaacattttcttatgtaaaatatgattttcataGTTGGTAACTCAAGTGTTTGCAACACATCGACATGTgtcaaatctaattttgttaatatttaaaacaaaaaatatagaaaatttttAACCCTATGGAAGAATgaaaatacatacaaaaatcacaaaaagttatatttctattcataaatttttaagTAATAAGATTTAGAATAAGTTAATGGGATGTAACATTGCTAAGAGTTAGAAtactttctctttatttttgggGTAAAGTTGtagaataattaattagttacaaaaaaaagtttttaattttttgaagtaaAGTTGTagactaattaattatttacaaaattttttttattttttttggagtaAGTTGtagaataattaattagtcacaaaaataagtttttaatttttggagTAAAGTTGTTGAATAATTAATTAGCTAAAAAGATAGTAtcgttttgtaatttttatatttatctctAAATATTGGTCCAACAAGGCCCaatttttgattgaatttgtCTCAATGGCGGATTCCCAAAGGTTGTCCACCGCTTCCGGCGTCAAGGACGGCCAACCaccatggaagaagaagaagctgtcGAACGATACGACTTCGAATCCGTCACTTCCATATGATGTAATACTGATCATCTTAGCCCGCGTCTCGAGATCGTATTACACAAATCTCTCCTTAGTCTCCAAAAGCTTCCGATCAATCCTTACTTCACCGGAGCTTTACAAAACCCGAACCCTCTTAGGCAAAACCGAGAATTTTCTCTATGTTTGCTTACGCTTCCCTGATGAAGCTAATCCTCGCTGGTTCACTCTCTACAGGAAACCTaatcaaaccctaaccgatCACACcactaagaagaagaagaagaagaagaagaaggaggagaagtCAAGTGTTAATCTGTTGGCTCCAATCTCAATTCTCAATTCTCATCCTGTGGAATGGTCAGCTATCATATCTGTTGATCATTATCTCTACGCCATTAGTGCAGACATCGAAAAGGCTCCGTACTCTAACGTTCCTTACCTAGATTGTCGAACTCACACTTGGAATGAAGCTCCAAGAATGAGATTGGCTCACACTAATAGTGAATTTGAAGGAATAGTGTATTTACCAGGAAGCTTTGAAAGTCCAGATTCTTTGAACTGTGTTGAAGTGTACAACACAATGACTCAGACTTGGAAACCGGTGCCCCCCGAAAAACGGATGTTCAAATTggaaaatttggaaaaaaagatttactACAAGAGCTTTCATTTAGACTCTAGGGCTGGGAAAGGTCTATCTTTGAGCTATAAATCGAAGCATTTGACATGTGGATTGGTAGTATTGGATACGGTGGATTCATATCTTCGCTCTTCTTGTATGATAGAGAATATAGCCTATTTTTATCGTAAAGGAAATTTTATTTGGAGAGGACTTGACGGTAAGATACTGGTTTACGGGAAAATAGAGGGTTTAGAAGGGCTACCTAAGTTTTCTAGATATTCTAGTGTTCAATTGGCGGAATATGGCGGGAAGCTGGTGGTTTTGTGGGACAAGTATGTACCTGCGAGTGGGTATaaggagaagatgatttgGTGTGCAGAGATTTCGCTCGAAAAACGTAACGGTAAAGAGATTTGGGGGAACGTTGAGTGGTTTGATGCTGTGCTTACAGTCCCTAAGTCTTACAAAATCTTGTGTGCTACTGCTGCTACTCTTTGATTCGATGACTCGGGAACTTGAATTTGTCAAGctatttattgtttattttcttctcagTCGAACATAGTCATTACAATTCAGTTAACTCATTTTCCATTGATATTACtccttaatttttttcatagtTCAAATCAAGTTAGATTTCCTACAAATGCACACAAAACGAAATTGTTGCTTTACTTGCTTAAGTGATTCAATGAATAATAGGTTACAGAATATGATTCAAAATCCACTATTGTTTTAAGGCCCATTAAGAAtcaatgaaaatgattttttttatcatttctaTAAGGCCCATGCGTTTGTGTTCACTAGCAGTGAAGTGAGAGTGTCAAATCCCTAAATTCCTCCCTCCCTGCGTTTGTGTTATCTGCAAGTcggagaagaagcagaagaaatcGACTAATCTCTCGCCAATGTCGTctccagagaagaagaggaagaagaatcagaaatCGTCCCCAAATC includes:
- a CDS encoding Mitochondrial substrate carrier family protein (Mitochondrial substrate carrier family protein; FUNCTIONS IN: binding; INVOLVED IN: transport, mitochondrial transport, transmembrane transport; LOCATED IN: mitochondrial inner membrane, membrane; EXPRESSED IN: 24 plant structures; EXPRESSED DURING: 15 growth stages; CONTAINS InterPro DOMAIN/s: Mitochondrial carrier protein (InterPro:IPR002067), Mitochondrial substrate carrier (InterPro:IPR001993), Mitochondrial substrate/solute carrier (InterPro:IPR018108); BEST Arabidopsis thaliana protein match is: Mitochondrial substrate carrier family protein (TAIR:AT3G21390.1); Has 1807 Blast hits to 1807 proteins in 277 species: Archae - 0; Bacteria - 0; Metazoa - 736; Fungi - 347; Plants - 385; Viruses - 0; Other Eukaryotes - 339 (source: NCBI BLink).); this translates as MIPTTATVDDEPGQIKRALIDASAGAISGGVSRSVTSPLDVIKIRFQVQLEPTTSWGLVRGNLSGASKYTGMVQATKDIFREEGFRGFWRGNVPALLMVMPYTSIQFTVLHKLKSFASGSTKTEDHIHLSPYLSFVSGALAGCAATLGSYPFDLLRTILASQGEPKVYPTMRSAFVDIIQSRGIRGLYNGLTPTLVEIVPYAGLQFGTYDMFKRWMMDWNRYKLSSKIPINVDTNLSSFQLFICGLGAGTSAKLVCHPLDVVKKRFQIEGLQRHPRYGARVERRAYRNMLDGLRQIMISEGWHGLYKGIVPSTVKAAPAGAVTFVAYEFTSDWLESISW
- a CDS encoding Mitochondrial substrate carrier family protein, with the protein product MVQATKDIFREEGFRGFWRGNVPALLMVMPYTSIQFTVLHKLKSFASGSTKTEDHIHLSPYLSFVSGALAGCAATLGSYPFDLLRTILASQGEPKVYPTMRSAFVDIIQSRGIRGLYNGLTPTLVEIVPYAGLQFGTYDMFKRWMMDWNRYKLSSKIPINVDTNLSSFQLFICGLGAGTSAKLVCHPLDVVKKRFQIEGLQRHPRYGARVERRAYRNMLDGLRQIMISEGWHGLYKGIVPSTVKAAPAGAVTFVAYEFTSDWLESISW
- a CDS encoding Galactose oxidase/kelch repeat superfamily protein (Galactose oxidase/kelch repeat superfamily protein; CONTAINS InterPro DOMAIN/s: F-box domain, cyclin-like (InterPro:IPR001810), Galactose oxidase/kelch, beta-propeller (InterPro:IPR011043), Kelch repeat type 1 (InterPro:IPR006652), Kelch-type beta propeller (InterPro:IPR015915); BEST Arabidopsis thaliana protein match is: Galactose oxidase/kelch repeat superfamily protein (TAIR:AT5G48990.1); Has 1807 Blast hits to 1807 proteins in 277 species: Archae - 0; Bacteria - 0; Metazoa - 736; Fungi - 347; Plants - 385; Viruses - 0; Other Eukaryotes - 339 (source: NCBI BLink).), with the protein product MADSQRLSTASGVKDGQPPWKKKKLSNDTTSNPSLPYDVILIILARVSRSYYTNLSLVSKSFRSILTSPELYKTRTLLGKTENFLYVCLRFPDEANPRWFTLYRKPNQTLTDHTTKKKKKKKKKEEKSSVNLLAPISILNSHPVEWSAIISVDHYLYAISADIEKAPYSNVPYLDCRTHTWNEAPRMRLAHTNSEFEGIVYLPGSFESPDSLNCVEVYNTMTQTWKPVPPEKRMFKLENLEKKIYYKSFHLDSRAGKGLSLSYKSKHLTCGLVVLDTVDSYLRSSCMIENIAYFYRKGNFIWRGLDGKILVYGKIEGLEGLPKFSRYSSVQLAEYGGKLVVLWDKYVPASGYKEKMIWCAEISLEKRNGKEIWGNVEWFDAVLTVPKSYKILCATAATL